A portion of the Mesobacillus sp. AQ2 genome contains these proteins:
- a CDS encoding YisL family protein, which translates to MVHAHMTAWFLALVLFFVALGLHKSGKEKGAKIVQMVLRLFYVLILLTGFWLLFSININIMYVLKAAVGLWVISMLEMILIRTRKNEKASILWVQFIVAILLVLYLGFSLPLGTDLF; encoded by the coding sequence ATGGTACATGCCCATATGACAGCCTGGTTTTTGGCTCTTGTTTTATTCTTCGTTGCACTAGGACTACATAAAAGCGGTAAGGAAAAGGGCGCTAAAATTGTCCAGATGGTCCTTAGATTATTTTACGTGCTGATCCTATTGACTGGCTTCTGGCTTCTTTTCAGCATCAATATCAACATTATGTATGTGCTGAAAGCAGCGGTTGGCCTGTGGGTCATCTCTATGCTTGAAATGATCTTGATCCGTACAAGAAAGAACGAAAAGGCATCTATTTTGTGGGTGCAATTCATCGTCGCAATCTTGCTTGTACTATATTTAGGTTTCTCACTTCCGCTCGGAACAGACTTGTTCTAA
- a CDS encoding GGDEF domain-containing phosphodiesterase: protein MATTKSCVYESDKQLNSFIESNSFKEHANLLVQIFYTETGKLKRLQQLLKKQLPVSAVLSCEAKGNFYEEHPYILSFTAFNKQELNASRHDQHTINTLTHLLATTQQDILHLNESLEVSEQYYRSLFDNNGDFVYSTDLNGNFTSVNQAFMRTFGYGESELIGRSALNFINPEDVHRAKLHFIQALKGKDQTYTIEIQIKSGESQIFQIKNIPITVNGSCVGTYGIGRNITRQKKTEERIIQLAYYDQDTGLPNRMRFTEQLEEMIHRAKHKKELLAVLVIDIDRFKIINDSLGHYAGDIVLKQLADRIQNQMPKGAYFGRFSGDKFTMLLTEDVEIDQTTRMARELQRLISKPLYHQNQEFIVTASIGISSFPGDGLDEHTLLKNADIAMNRSKNQGGNKITYFSTGMNDQAMVRLELESYLRKALQKNEFRLCYQPLMDLKSGEITCTEALIRWQHPHLGLVSPAQFIPLAEETGLIEEIGAWVLTTACFQTKYWQENGFPNLGISVNVSAYQFQQHAFIGQVIEALKVSGLAPAYLSLELTESAMLKDIVYSISVMKSLQELGVKVSIDDFGTGYSSLSYLRNLPIDTLKIDQSFINNLHDDPSDIAIVKAIITMGQGLAVKIVAEGVETHEQMNILRDLDCHYAQGYYIQKPLETDAFEKGFRTIENVAYTVK, encoded by the coding sequence ATGGCTACGACAAAAAGCTGCGTTTACGAAAGTGACAAACAACTTAATAGCTTTATAGAGAGCAATTCATTCAAAGAGCATGCCAATCTATTGGTGCAAATTTTTTATACAGAAACAGGGAAGCTTAAGCGCCTTCAGCAATTACTTAAGAAACAGCTTCCTGTGTCTGCCGTGCTGAGCTGTGAAGCCAAAGGGAATTTTTATGAAGAGCATCCTTACATCCTCTCTTTTACTGCTTTCAACAAACAAGAGCTCAATGCAAGCCGCCATGACCAGCACACCATCAACACATTGACACATTTGCTGGCCACTACACAACAAGACATCCTTCATCTTAATGAGAGCCTTGAGGTTTCTGAACAATATTATCGGTCCTTGTTTGACAATAATGGGGACTTTGTCTATTCGACAGATCTGAATGGGAACTTCACAAGCGTTAACCAGGCGTTCATGAGAACCTTCGGCTATGGTGAAAGTGAACTTATTGGCAGGTCTGCGCTGAATTTTATTAATCCTGAAGACGTTCATCGTGCAAAATTGCATTTTATTCAAGCGCTGAAGGGAAAAGATCAGACCTATACCATCGAAATTCAGATTAAGAGCGGCGAGTCCCAGATTTTCCAGATAAAAAACATCCCCATCACGGTCAATGGATCCTGTGTGGGAACGTATGGAATCGGCAGGAATATCACCCGCCAAAAAAAGACAGAGGAAAGAATCATTCAGCTTGCCTATTATGACCAGGACACAGGTTTGCCCAACAGGATGAGATTTACGGAACAGCTGGAGGAAATGATTCACCGAGCTAAGCATAAGAAAGAACTGCTGGCAGTCCTTGTTATTGACATTGACCGCTTCAAGATCATCAATGACAGTCTTGGGCATTATGCCGGAGACATTGTATTGAAGCAGCTGGCTGACAGAATCCAGAATCAGATGCCAAAAGGGGCCTATTTTGGGAGATTCAGCGGCGATAAATTTACGATGCTTTTGACAGAGGACGTCGAGATCGATCAGACGACCAGGATGGCAAGAGAATTGCAAAGGCTTATATCAAAGCCTCTATATCACCAGAATCAGGAGTTTATTGTCACAGCCAGCATTGGGATCAGCTCATTTCCGGGGGATGGCCTTGATGAGCATACCCTGCTGAAAAATGCAGATATAGCGATGAACCGTTCAAAAAACCAGGGCGGGAATAAAATCACTTATTTTTCAACCGGGATGAATGACCAGGCAATGGTGCGACTGGAGCTGGAAAGCTACTTAAGGAAAGCATTGCAGAAAAATGAGTTCCGTCTCTGCTATCAGCCGCTGATGGATTTGAAATCAGGAGAAATCACCTGTACAGAAGCCCTTATTCGCTGGCAGCACCCGCATCTTGGGCTTGTGTCACCGGCGCAGTTCATCCCGCTCGCCGAAGAAACAGGATTGATTGAGGAGATTGGCGCCTGGGTTCTGACAACAGCATGTTTCCAGACAAAGTACTGGCAGGAAAATGGTTTCCCGAATCTCGGGATTTCTGTTAATGTCTCCGCCTATCAATTCCAGCAGCATGCTTTTATCGGCCAGGTGATTGAAGCTCTGAAGGTTTCCGGGCTTGCCCCGGCATATCTTTCATTGGAACTGACAGAAAGCGCGATGCTGAAGGATATTGTTTACAGCATTTCCGTTATGAAGTCATTACAGGAGCTCGGGGTGAAAGTATCAATCGATGATTTCGGGACAGGTTATTCGTCATTAAGCTATTTACGCAATTTGCCAATTGATACGCTTAAAATCGACCAGTCCTTTATCAATAATCTTCATGACGACCCTTCCGATATTGCCATCGTCAAAGCAATCATCACCATGGGTCAGGGCTTAGCAGTGAAGATTGTTGCTGAGGGCGTTGAAACTCATGAACAAATGAATATCTTGAGAGACCTTGATTGCCATTATGCACAAGGTTACTATATCCAGAAGCCGCTCGAAACGGATGCCTTCGAAAAAGGTTTCAGGACCATAGAAAACGTTGCCTACACGGTAAAATAA
- a CDS encoding DUF2777 domain-containing protein, producing the protein MNRQQRSNLIEFQPRSFNAGTVEYINSQWVFFDEETDEAALVEEFIHQEVEVQRNSKWCRGFLLDNGSIQTGNETISLIDQEMIRIRKQLIYSFERLLDELNDEAFVQFINTLNSLNFSIYDCIYCYNHLTFLDHETGRSGVNFLIFDNEEYICSVQHHFDYYEIQNDRFELTLNNGKRTVIERIS; encoded by the coding sequence ATGAATCGACAACAACGAAGCAATTTGATTGAATTCCAGCCCCGGTCGTTCAATGCCGGGACCGTAGAATATATTAATTCGCAATGGGTTTTCTTTGATGAAGAAACGGACGAAGCCGCACTTGTTGAGGAATTTATCCACCAGGAGGTTGAAGTTCAGCGAAACAGCAAATGGTGCAGGGGGTTTTTGCTGGATAACGGAAGCATCCAGACTGGCAATGAAACCATCTCTCTGATAGACCAGGAAATGATCAGGATCAGGAAGCAGCTGATTTATTCTTTCGAGCGTCTGTTGGATGAATTGAATGATGAGGCATTTGTCCAATTTATCAATACATTGAATTCGTTGAATTTCTCCATCTATGATTGTATCTATTGTTATAACCATCTGACATTCCTCGATCATGAAACAGGGAGATCCGGTGTGAATTTTTTGATTTTCGATAACGAAGAATACATCTGCAGCGTACAGCATCACTTTGATTATTATGAAATACAGAATGACCGGTTTGAACTGACCTTGAACAACGGGAAGCGGACCGTGATCGAACGGATTTCCTAA
- the asnB gene encoding asparagine synthase (glutamine-hydrolyzing), producing MCGITGWVDYRKNLDHEHKTIAKMAETLSKRGPDDTNVWTSQHAALGHKRLVVVDPEGGKQPMTRAQRDSRYTICYNGELYNTEDLRKALLLKGYSFNGHSDTEVLLNSFMEWKENCLDHLNGIFAFAVWDHQEEKLFIGRDRLGVKPLFFIETASGFMFASEQKALLAHPDVKPEVDREGLCEVFGLGPSRSPGAGIFKNMKELRPGHGLIFSKNGLKVWRYWNVKSVEHKDSLEETSEKVRELFTDAVTRQLVSDVPLCTFLSGGLDSSAITAIAANHYKTEGKGSLHTYSIDYEGNDQFFKENEFQPNADAFWINKMTETFGTVHHNSVISQNDLADYLTEAVHVRDLPGMADIDSSLLWFCREIKQDFTVGLSGECADEIFGGYPWFHREDDLNRQGFPWMRSINERQNMLRDHWRKKLSLEEYMMAKFNETIAEVPVLEGENHIDARRRQLFYLNIVWFMTTLLDRKDRMSMGASLEVRVPFADHRLVEYVWNIPWEMKMHGNREKGILRKALEGTLPDEVLYRKKSPYPKTHHPAYTQAVQGMLSDFMADSNSALHEFFDRATLQKMIETEGASFKVPWFGQLMTGPQLLAQLAQIHIWFRDYNINIAD from the coding sequence ATGTGTGGAATAACCGGTTGGGTAGACTATCGTAAAAATTTGGACCATGAGCACAAGACGATTGCAAAAATGGCGGAAACTTTGAGTAAAAGAGGTCCTGATGATACCAATGTATGGACTTCACAACACGCTGCACTGGGCCATAAAAGGCTGGTGGTTGTCGATCCCGAGGGAGGCAAGCAGCCAATGACCAGAGCACAGCGAGACAGCCGTTATACCATTTGTTATAACGGAGAATTATATAATACTGAAGACCTCAGAAAAGCACTGCTATTAAAAGGATATTCTTTTAACGGTCATTCTGATACAGAGGTTTTGCTCAATTCTTTCATGGAATGGAAGGAAAATTGCCTCGATCATTTAAATGGGATTTTTGCCTTTGCCGTTTGGGATCATCAGGAGGAAAAGCTGTTCATCGGGCGTGATCGCCTTGGTGTAAAGCCGCTCTTCTTTATTGAAACAGCGTCAGGTTTTATGTTTGCTTCTGAACAAAAGGCTCTGCTGGCACATCCTGATGTGAAGCCGGAGGTAGACAGGGAAGGGCTTTGCGAAGTTTTTGGGCTCGGGCCATCCCGTTCGCCAGGAGCTGGTATTTTTAAGAATATGAAGGAGCTCCGTCCAGGTCATGGACTCATTTTTTCAAAAAATGGGCTGAAGGTGTGGAGATACTGGAATGTGAAAAGCGTAGAACACAAAGACAGTCTTGAAGAAACTTCCGAGAAGGTGCGTGAGTTGTTCACAGACGCTGTAACAAGGCAGCTCGTTTCCGATGTTCCGCTTTGCACATTCCTTTCCGGGGGATTGGATTCAAGCGCCATCACCGCGATTGCCGCGAATCATTATAAGACTGAGGGCAAGGGGAGCCTGCATACTTACTCGATCGATTATGAAGGTAACGATCAGTTTTTCAAGGAAAATGAGTTCCAGCCTAATGCGGATGCCTTCTGGATCAATAAAATGACGGAAACATTCGGGACCGTTCACCATAACAGCGTCATCTCACAGAACGATCTGGCAGACTATCTGACAGAAGCCGTGCATGTTCGTGACCTGCCGGGGATGGCTGACATCGATTCATCACTTCTCTGGTTCTGCCGTGAAATCAAACAGGATTTTACCGTAGGCCTTTCAGGTGAATGTGCTGATGAAATCTTTGGAGGATATCCTTGGTTCCACAGGGAGGATGACCTGAACCGGCAAGGATTCCCGTGGATGCGGTCCATTAATGAACGGCAAAATATGCTGAGAGACCACTGGCGGAAAAAATTGAGTCTAGAAGAGTATATGATGGCGAAATTCAATGAGACGATAGCAGAGGTGCCGGTACTTGAAGGAGAGAATCATATCGATGCAAGGCGAAGACAATTATTCTATTTAAATATCGTTTGGTTCATGACCACCTTGCTCGACAGGAAAGACCGGATGAGCATGGGCGCGAGCCTTGAAGTTAGGGTGCCGTTTGCCGACCATCGCCTTGTGGAATATGTCTGGAATATCCCATGGGAGATGAAGATGCACGGCAACAGGGAAAAAGGAATCTTGCGCAAGGCATTGGAAGGCACTTTACCTGATGAAGTATTATACCGAAAAAAGAGTCCTTATCCGAAGACCCACCATCCGGCATATACTCAGGCAGTACAGGGGATGCTGTCAGATTTCATGGCCGATTCAAACAGTGCACTGCATGAATTCTTCGACAGAGCCACACTGCAAAAAATGATTGAAACCGAAGGAGCCTCCTTCAAAGTGCCCTGGTTCGGCCAATTGATGACCGGCCCACAGCTGCTGGCACAGCTTGCCCAGATTCATATCTGGTTCAGGGACTATAATATTAATATTGCAGATTAA
- a CDS encoding MATE family efflux transporter translates to MKKKTAKLSLFAITWPLFIEIMLYMLMGNADTLMLSQYSDNSVAAVGVSNQILSMVIVMFGFVATGTAILVAQNLGAERDDEAREVSSVSIGANLVFGILLSAAVFIFSEQLLKLMDLPPELFDEANSYLKIVGGFSFIQSLIMTVSSIIRSYGFTRDIMYVTIGMNVLNVIGNYFFIFGPFGFPILGVEGVAISTTVSRIFGLLAAIFVMTKRIPGSLPLSMLFSFPKRHLKNLLNIGIPSAGEHLSYNGSQMVITYFIASLGTQALTAKVYTQNVMMFIFLFSIAISQGTQILIGHMVGAKEVENAYKRALKSLKLAILISIAAAVIVSFFSKNLLGIFTDNLSIIELGTILILLTIILEPGRSFNLVLISSLRAAGDVKFPVYMGILSMWGVSVTLSYFLGIYLEMGLVGIWIAFIADEWLRGLLMLWRWRSRVWVKKSFVTAE, encoded by the coding sequence ATGAAGAAAAAAACTGCTAAACTATCGTTATTTGCCATTACATGGCCTCTATTTATTGAAATCATGCTATATATGCTGATGGGGAATGCGGATACGCTGATGCTGTCCCAGTATTCGGATAACTCTGTGGCAGCTGTCGGGGTATCCAATCAAATCCTTTCCATGGTCATTGTCATGTTCGGCTTTGTAGCGACCGGCACAGCTATTCTTGTGGCGCAGAACCTGGGTGCTGAACGCGATGATGAGGCGCGGGAGGTTTCTTCTGTCTCAATCGGGGCTAACCTTGTATTTGGTATTCTCCTGAGCGCTGCTGTCTTCATTTTTAGCGAACAATTGCTAAAGCTGATGGACCTTCCACCCGAATTGTTTGATGAAGCCAATTCCTACTTGAAGATTGTCGGCGGATTTTCATTCATTCAGTCGCTGATCATGACAGTCAGCAGCATTATCCGCAGCTATGGATTTACGCGTGATATCATGTATGTCACCATCGGCATGAACGTGCTGAATGTCATCGGCAACTATTTCTTCATCTTCGGTCCCTTCGGCTTTCCAATACTTGGGGTTGAAGGTGTAGCAATATCAACAACTGTCAGCCGGATCTTCGGGTTGCTCGCGGCCATTTTTGTCATGACAAAGCGGATCCCTGGATCGCTGCCCCTGTCGATGCTATTCAGTTTTCCGAAAAGGCATCTAAAGAACCTGCTCAATATCGGGATTCCTTCTGCAGGCGAGCACCTTAGCTATAATGGATCGCAAATGGTGATCACTTATTTTATTGCTTCCCTTGGAACCCAGGCACTGACCGCAAAGGTTTACACGCAAAATGTCATGATGTTCATCTTCCTTTTCAGTATCGCAATCAGTCAGGGAACACAGATTTTGATTGGCCATATGGTCGGAGCAAAAGAAGTTGAGAACGCATATAAACGAGCATTAAAAAGTTTAAAACTTGCGATATTGATCTCAATCGCAGCTGCAGTGATCGTTTCTTTCTTTTCAAAAAACCTGCTGGGAATCTTCACTGACAACCTCAGCATCATCGAACTCGGCACCATCTTAATCCTGCTTACCATCATCCTTGAACCAGGCAGATCTTTCAATCTGGTGCTGATCAGTTCATTGAGAGCTGCAGGCGATGTGAAATTTCCGGTTTATATGGGAATCCTGTCCATGTGGGGAGTCAGCGTAACGCTTTCCTATTTCCTCGGAATCTACCTGGAGATGGGACTCGTCGGCATCTGGATCGCCTTCATCGCAGACGAATGGCTGCGGGGGCTGCTGATGCTGTGGCGCTGGAGATCCAGAGTTTGGGTGAAAAAGTCGTTTGTAACCGCGGAATAA
- a CDS encoding alpha-glycosidase, translating to MLKEAIYHRPKDNYAYACTNEELHIRIRTKKDDMKEVSLLNGDPYDWADGKWNFSSVPMIKSGSDLLFDYWFVSIKPPYRRMRYGFELNDGTETAYLTEKGFYPEPPEDTGFYYAFPYLNNIDVFRAPGWVKDTVWYQIFPERFGNGDPSNDPEGALPWGSAPPERDNFFGGDLKGVIQNISYLEDLGISGIYFTPIFKAYSNHKYDTIDYMEIDPQFGDKETLKELVQVCHEHGIKVMLDAVFNHSGFYFPQFQDVLENGEASPYKDWFHTKEFPLVMEPRPNYDTFAFEKSMPKLNTENPEVIEYLLEVGRYWVREFDIDGWRLDVANEVDHSFWRKFRTEVKAIKPDLYILGEIWHDSMPWLRGDQFDAVMNYPFTTNILNLFARGSITVKEFIENMTTVNHMYPKNVNEVAFNLIGSHDTPRILTECGGDEDKVKQIFTVLLSYIGTPCIYYGDEIGMSGEQDPGCRECMKWNVEDQNKIMFEHVQKMIRLRKEYPLLANEGELHFIPSDYHESCFAYTKSNGETTILVVVNMSNEEANYHLPFNLNGKKITNIYTGEEYAAESDELSAKIAANGFALFQF from the coding sequence TTGTTAAAAGAAGCGATCTATCACCGTCCTAAAGATAATTATGCATACGCTTGCACCAATGAAGAACTGCATATCCGCATCAGAACGAAAAAGGATGACATGAAAGAAGTTTCCCTATTAAATGGTGATCCGTATGATTGGGCGGATGGAAAATGGAATTTCTCTTCCGTTCCAATGATTAAAAGTGGGTCCGATCTGTTATTCGATTATTGGTTTGTTTCGATAAAGCCGCCATACAGAAGGATGCGTTATGGCTTTGAATTGAATGATGGAACTGAAACCGCTTATCTGACCGAAAAGGGTTTCTATCCTGAACCTCCTGAGGATACTGGCTTCTATTATGCTTTTCCATACTTGAATAATATTGATGTTTTCCGTGCTCCTGGCTGGGTGAAAGATACAGTCTGGTATCAAATTTTCCCGGAGCGATTTGGAAATGGTGACCCTTCGAATGATCCGGAAGGTGCACTGCCGTGGGGAAGCGCCCCTCCGGAAAGGGATAATTTCTTTGGCGGCGATTTGAAAGGTGTTATCCAGAACATCAGCTACCTTGAGGACCTGGGCATAAGCGGTATTTATTTTACACCGATTTTCAAGGCTTATTCCAACCATAAATACGATACGATCGATTATATGGAAATTGACCCTCAATTCGGTGACAAGGAAACTTTGAAAGAGTTGGTCCAGGTATGCCATGAACATGGAATCAAAGTCATGCTTGATGCGGTGTTCAACCATAGCGGTTTCTATTTCCCGCAATTCCAGGATGTTTTAGAAAATGGCGAAGCATCTCCATATAAGGATTGGTTCCACACAAAAGAATTCCCTCTTGTAATGGAGCCAAGGCCCAACTACGATACATTCGCCTTTGAAAAATCAATGCCAAAGCTCAATACAGAAAATCCAGAAGTGATCGAATATCTGCTCGAAGTCGGGCGCTACTGGGTACGTGAATTCGATATTGATGGCTGGAGACTCGATGTTGCGAATGAAGTCGACCACTCATTCTGGAGAAAATTCCGTACAGAAGTGAAAGCCATCAAACCTGACCTCTACATCCTTGGTGAGATCTGGCATGACTCGATGCCGTGGCTGCGAGGCGACCAGTTTGACGCGGTCATGAACTATCCTTTCACGACCAATATCCTGAACCTGTTTGCCCGGGGTTCGATTACTGTAAAAGAATTCATTGAAAACATGACAACAGTCAACCATATGTATCCGAAGAACGTCAATGAAGTCGCCTTCAATCTGATTGGGAGTCATGATACACCAAGAATCTTGACAGAATGCGGCGGCGACGAAGACAAGGTAAAACAAATCTTCACTGTATTACTATCTTATATTGGAACTCCGTGCATCTATTATGGAGATGAAATCGGCATGAGCGGGGAGCAGGATCCTGGCTGCCGTGAGTGCATGAAGTGGAATGTTGAAGATCAGAACAAGATTATGTTTGAACACGTCCAGAAGATGATTCGCCTCCGTAAAGAATATCCGCTTCTGGCGAATGAAGGCGAACTCCACTTCATTCCGTCCGATTACCATGAAAGCTGCTTTGCTTATACAAAATCCAATGGTGAGACAACAATCCTTGTCGTCGTGAATATGAGCAATGAAGAAGCAAATTATCATCTGCCTTTCAATTTAAATGGCAAAAAGATCACCAATATTTATACGGGCGAAGAATATGCTGCTGAGAGCGATGAGCTGTCAGCCAAGATTGCCGCAAACGGATTTGCATTGTTCCAGTTTTAA
- a CDS encoding extracellular solute-binding protein: MKKALSIFMMLILMVGALAACGPKEEENTGSKDNGEKTEDASKPEKLVVWEDKEKSGWLEKVAADFEKENGIKIEFKEVEMATKMKEQLRLDGPAGTGPDIITLPHDQIGELAVQGHIAELNVSDDVKKTFSESSIAAQTFDGKLYGLPKSAETPVFIYNKALMTEVPATMEDLYEFAKANTKDGKYGFLALWDNFYFAHAPIAGNGGYVFGEKDGALNPQDLGLNNEGAVKGTEYIQKWYAEKLFPNGIVGENGGSAMDGLFNEGNVASVMNGPWAFGGMKDAGIDFGVAPFPKFADGTPMKTFMGVKGWHISSYSKNQEWATKFLEFITNDENAKYRFEQTAEVPTNVALVDDPAIAENEGAKAVALQTQDAVPMPNIPEMGEVWAPMASALQTVVTGKAEPKAALDSAVKQIEQNIKQNHSK; this comes from the coding sequence ATGAAAAAGGCATTGTCGATTTTCATGATGCTGATCTTAATGGTCGGTGCTCTTGCTGCTTGTGGACCTAAAGAAGAAGAAAACACAGGTTCAAAAGACAACGGCGAGAAAACAGAAGATGCTTCAAAACCAGAGAAGCTGGTAGTTTGGGAAGATAAAGAAAAGTCTGGCTGGCTTGAAAAGGTAGCAGCTGACTTTGAAAAAGAAAACGGTATCAAAATTGAGTTCAAAGAAGTAGAAATGGCTACAAAAATGAAAGAACAATTACGTCTTGATGGTCCTGCTGGAACTGGCCCGGACATCATCACTTTGCCGCATGACCAAATCGGTGAGCTTGCAGTTCAAGGGCACATCGCTGAACTTAATGTAAGCGACGATGTAAAAAAGACTTTCTCTGAGTCTTCAATCGCTGCACAAACTTTCGATGGTAAATTATACGGACTTCCAAAGTCTGCTGAAACTCCAGTTTTCATCTACAACAAAGCTCTTATGACTGAAGTTCCTGCTACTATGGAAGATTTATATGAATTCGCAAAAGCTAACACTAAAGACGGCAAATATGGTTTCCTTGCACTTTGGGATAACTTCTACTTTGCACATGCTCCAATCGCTGGAAACGGCGGATATGTATTCGGGGAAAAAGACGGAGCTCTTAACCCTCAAGATCTTGGCTTGAACAATGAAGGTGCTGTAAAAGGTACTGAGTACATCCAGAAGTGGTACGCTGAAAAGCTATTCCCTAACGGAATCGTCGGCGAAAACGGCGGATCTGCTATGGACGGACTTTTCAACGAAGGTAATGTTGCTTCTGTCATGAACGGACCATGGGCATTCGGCGGCATGAAAGATGCTGGCATCGATTTCGGTGTTGCTCCATTCCCTAAATTCGCTGATGGCACTCCAATGAAGACTTTCATGGGTGTTAAAGGATGGCACATTTCTTCTTACTCTAAGAACCAGGAATGGGCTACTAAGTTCCTTGAGTTCATCACAAACGACGAGAACGCTAAGTACCGTTTCGAGCAAACTGCTGAAGTTCCAACAAACGTAGCACTTGTTGACGATCCAGCAATCGCTGAAAACGAAGGTGCTAAAGCTGTTGCACTTCAGACTCAAGACGCAGTTCCAATGCCAAACATCCCTGAAATGGGTGAAGTTTGGGCACCAATGGCTAGCGCATTGCAAACAGTTGTAACAGGCAAAGCAGAGCCAAAGGCAGCACTTGATTCAGCTGTGAAGCAAATCGAACAGAACATCAAGCAAAACCATTCAAAATAA
- a CDS encoding sugar ABC transporter permease: MKEKSYQTNHRRIATALSIIPGLGQLYNKQYLKGITFLILTGAFFGVFSDLLNMGLWGLFTLGEQTPRDHSIFLLVEGILALIVLIFGIGFYLFNLKDAHKTGLKRDMGERLSTVKEQYNNLIDNGFPYLIMSPGFLLLIFVVVFPIIFVVLLAFTNYDLYHSPPAKLVDWVGLKNFFDLFQLESWRQTFFSVLSWTIIWTFVATTFQVALGMFLAILVNQKDVKGKAVIRTVFILPWAVPAFVSILVFAGMFNESFGAINRDILGFFGIDPIPWMTEAMYTKIALILIQTWLGFPFIFAMTTGVLQSIPEELYEAATVDGATNFQKFKNITLPLVLFATAPILITQYTFNFNNFNIIYLFNGGGPAVPGANAGGTDILISWIYSLTMTSAQYSKAAAITMLLSLIVIGVALWQFKRTKSFQEEDMM; the protein is encoded by the coding sequence ATGAAAGAGAAGTCCTATCAAACCAACCACCGCAGAATAGCAACAGCCCTTTCGATCATTCCTGGGCTAGGACAGCTATACAACAAACAATACTTAAAGGGAATCACTTTCCTGATCCTGACTGGTGCATTCTTCGGAGTGTTCTCAGATCTGCTTAACATGGGATTATGGGGTCTGTTTACACTGGGAGAGCAGACACCTCGTGACCATTCCATCTTCTTGCTGGTAGAAGGGATTTTGGCGCTTATTGTCCTGATCTTTGGAATCGGTTTCTATCTATTCAATTTGAAAGATGCTCATAAGACAGGTTTAAAAAGAGACATGGGTGAGCGTCTAAGTACAGTTAAGGAGCAATACAACAACTTAATTGATAATGGTTTCCCATATCTGATCATGTCACCTGGATTCCTGCTCCTGATTTTTGTTGTTGTATTTCCTATCATTTTCGTTGTTTTACTCGCATTTACAAACTACGATTTATACCATTCGCCTCCTGCAAAGCTGGTTGATTGGGTGGGTCTGAAAAACTTCTTTGATTTGTTCCAATTAGAATCTTGGCGTCAGACATTCTTCTCCGTTCTTTCATGGACAATCATCTGGACATTTGTTGCAACAACTTTCCAGGTGGCTTTGGGAATGTTCCTGGCCATTCTCGTCAATCAAAAGGATGTAAAAGGGAAGGCGGTCATCCGTACTGTGTTCATCCTTCCTTGGGCAGTACCAGCTTTCGTTTCAATTCTTGTTTTTGCAGGTATGTTCAATGAATCTTTTGGTGCCATTAACCGTGACATCCTTGGTTTCTTCGGAATTGATCCGATTCCATGGATGACTGAAGCAATGTATACAAAAATTGCGTTGATTCTGATCCAGACTTGGCTTGGATTCCCGTTCATTTTTGCGATGACAACCGGAGTACTTCAATCCATTCCTGAAGAATTGTATGAGGCAGCTACAGTGGACGGTGCAACGAATTTCCAGAAGTTCAAAAACATCACATTGCCGTTAGTGCTTTTCGCAACAGCGCCAATTTTGATTACACAGTATACTTTCAACTTTAATAACTTTAATATCATTTATCTCTTTAACGGCGGTGGACCTGCAGTGCCAGGAGCGAATGCCGGCGGAACAGATATCCTGATTTCGTGGATTTACAGCCTGACAATGACATCTGCACAATATTCCAAAGCTGCTGCCATCACCATGCTGCTTTCCTTGATCGTTATCGGTGTAGCTCTATGGCAGTTTAAGAGAACTAAATCATTCCAGGAAGAGGATATGATGTAA